From the Microbacterium thalassium genome, one window contains:
- a CDS encoding class II aldolase/adducin family protein — MDRPTIDEYLANMGAGGSRICEIDASEAGAGNISICLEDLPGVHKVFPLSERIDLPLPAPALAGRTLLVTGSGRRLRQIAADPVAAIGAVIVEDDGQHAELLSSPRRQFAKLTSEFNSHLAVHNDQISARDLPFHATVHAQPPHLTFLSHIPAYQSTKAMNDAILRWEPESIVALSQGIGVLPFMVPGSDQLMAANVEGLRTHEIVLWGKHGTMSRSDLSVTRAVDRVEYAETGAMYEHMNLTAGGVAEGLSKAEIRSVAEAFGVTSPWLD, encoded by the coding sequence ATGGACAGGCCCACCATCGACGAGTACCTCGCCAATATGGGGGCGGGCGGCAGCCGCATCTGCGAGATCGACGCGAGCGAGGCGGGGGCGGGCAACATCTCGATCTGCCTCGAAGACCTGCCGGGCGTCCACAAGGTCTTCCCGCTGTCGGAGCGCATCGACCTGCCGCTGCCGGCTCCGGCGCTCGCCGGCCGCACGCTGCTCGTGACCGGCTCGGGCCGGCGCCTGCGTCAGATCGCCGCCGACCCGGTGGCCGCGATCGGCGCCGTCATCGTCGAGGACGACGGTCAGCACGCCGAGCTGCTCAGCTCGCCGCGCCGCCAGTTCGCCAAGCTGACGAGCGAGTTCAACTCGCACCTCGCCGTCCACAACGACCAGATCTCGGCCCGTGACCTGCCGTTCCATGCGACCGTCCACGCGCAGCCGCCGCACCTGACGTTCCTCAGCCACATCCCGGCGTATCAGAGCACGAAGGCCATGAACGACGCGATCCTGCGGTGGGAGCCGGAGTCGATCGTCGCCCTGTCGCAGGGCATCGGGGTGCTGCCCTTCATGGTCCCGGGGTCGGATCAGCTGATGGCGGCGAACGTCGAGGGTCTGCGCACGCACGAGATCGTCCTGTGGGGCAAGCACGGCACGATGTCGCGCTCCGACCTGTCGGTCACCCGCGCCGTCGACCGCGTCGAGTACGCCGAGACCGGCGCGATGTACGAGCACATGAACCTCACCGCCGGCGGCGTCGCCGAAGGGCTCAGCAAGGCCGAGATCCGCTCGGTCGCCGAGGCCTTCGGAGTCACCTCGCCCTGGCTCGACTGA
- the rhaS gene encoding rhamnose ABC transporter substrate-binding protein has protein sequence MFNMGRKSGRFGVGVAALVAVSALALTGCSSSGDSGDSGDAGGDAGSDVSIVMLPKNLGNPYFDTSTGGAEAAVAEFGGSFEEVGPTEASPTAQVPFIQTAAQQGASALIVSANDPEAICDALDEARDAGVKVVTFDSDTNPDCRDLFINQATAEGIAKIQVDLITEQIGDEGEIAVLSASANATNQNAWIEMMQAELDANHPNVELVEIAYGDDDDQTSFDKTAALLQTYPDLKGIVSPTTVGISAAARYLSTSEYKGEVALTGLGTPNQMREYVEDGTVTAFALWNPADLGYLAAYAAQALATGEITGAEGDTFEAGELGSYTVDADATVLLGEPYVFDADNIGDFDF, from the coding sequence ATGTTCAACATGGGACGCAAGTCCGGTCGCTTCGGCGTCGGCGTTGCCGCGCTCGTCGCCGTGTCGGCGCTCGCGCTGACGGGCTGCTCGAGCTCGGGGGATTCCGGCGACTCGGGTGACGCGGGTGGTGACGCGGGCAGTGACGTGTCGATCGTGATGCTGCCGAAGAACCTGGGCAACCCGTACTTCGATACCTCGACCGGTGGTGCCGAGGCGGCGGTGGCGGAGTTCGGCGGGTCGTTCGAGGAGGTCGGTCCGACGGAGGCTTCGCCGACGGCGCAGGTGCCGTTCATCCAGACGGCGGCGCAGCAGGGCGCGAGTGCGCTGATCGTGTCGGCGAACGACCCGGAGGCGATCTGCGACGCGCTGGACGAGGCGCGTGACGCGGGTGTGAAGGTCGTCACGTTCGACTCGGACACGAACCCGGACTGCCGTGACCTGTTCATCAACCAGGCGACCGCTGAGGGCATCGCGAAGATCCAGGTGGACCTGATCACCGAGCAGATCGGTGACGAGGGTGAGATCGCGGTGCTGTCGGCGTCGGCGAACGCGACGAACCAGAACGCCTGGATCGAGATGATGCAGGCCGAGCTCGACGCGAACCACCCGAACGTGGAGCTGGTGGAGATCGCCTATGGCGACGACGACGACCAGACCTCGTTCGACAAGACCGCGGCTCTGCTGCAGACGTACCCCGACCTGAAGGGCATCGTCTCGCCCACCACGGTCGGCATCTCGGCTGCGGCGCGCTACCTGTCGACGTCGGAGTACAAGGGCGAGGTCGCGCTGACGGGTCTGGGTACCCCGAACCAGATGCGCGAGTACGTCGAGGACGGCACCGTGACCGCGTTCGCGCTGTGGAACCCGGCCGACCTGGGCTACCTGGCCGCGTACGCGGCGCAGGCGCTGGCGACCGGTGAGATCACCGGCGCCGAGGGCGACACGTTCGAGGCCGGTGAGCTGGGCTCGTACACCGTCGACGCGGACGCGACCGTGCTGCTCGGCGAGCCGTACGTGTTCGACGCCGACAACATCGGCGACTTCGACTTCTAA
- a CDS encoding DUF805 domain-containing protein has protein sequence MSFGESIKTVFTKYAEFSGRATRPEFWWWVLFTFLVSAGLGAIQLPMITVDDSGQLALTTTTLSGLWALATLLPSLAVTVRRLRDAGYGWGHVFWFLLPLAGVIVLIVLCAKPTQVAPASYGYAQPQGYAPQGYAPPQGYAPPPQAGGTPGAAPTGTPPAAATPPAQTPPAGPTPPPAPGS, from the coding sequence ATGTCATTCGGCGAGTCCATCAAGACGGTCTTCACCAAGTACGCGGAGTTCTCGGGACGGGCCACCCGTCCGGAGTTCTGGTGGTGGGTGCTGTTCACGTTCCTGGTGTCGGCGGGGCTGGGCGCGATCCAGCTGCCGATGATCACCGTGGACGATTCGGGGCAGCTGGCCCTGACGACCACGACGCTGTCGGGGCTGTGGGCGCTGGCGACGTTGCTGCCGAGCCTCGCGGTCACCGTGCGGCGGCTGCGCGACGCCGGCTACGGCTGGGGCCACGTGTTCTGGTTCCTGCTGCCGCTCGCCGGCGTCATCGTGCTCATCGTGCTGTGCGCGAAGCCGACGCAGGTCGCCCCGGCGTCGTACGGCTACGCCCAGCCGCAGGGATACGCCCCTCAGGGATACGCGCCTCCGCAGGGGTACGCGCCACCGCCGCAGGCGGGTGGAACCCCCGGCGCTGCGCCCACGGGCACGCCGCCCGCTGCCGCGACGCCGCCCGCGCAGACGCCGCCGGCCGGTCCGACGCCACCGCCGGCGCCGGGCTCCTGA
- a CDS encoding ABC transporter permease, with translation MSLTIEEPKQHPLVSAAGHIIKARETGIGIAVILVVVAATIVNPSFIFSSDGFRDLLLTPSLLMVVAVGQAIVIITRNVDLSVGSVVGLSAYLTGRLFIDFPGIHPVLVFAAGIALGAVLGLINGALVAFAKVPALVITLGTLYVYRGINVAWTGSDRINASDMPASFRALGTGDFLGIPLLTILAVVVLVIAAWYLRNLRSGRELYAIGSDPDAAHLYGLKVTNRVLGAFIVCGALAGLAGVLYAARYGTVSSNAGFGWELQAVGAAVIGGVAISGGVGTVWGAALGAYLLLTINRALPIIGIQDFWQRAVVGILIIGAIVLDRVLAVRQHRRLVAEREVAA, from the coding sequence ATGAGCCTCACCATCGAAGAGCCGAAGCAGCATCCGCTCGTCTCGGCCGCCGGCCACATCATCAAGGCCCGTGAGACCGGCATCGGCATCGCCGTGATCCTGGTCGTCGTCGCGGCCACGATCGTCAACCCGAGCTTCATCTTCTCGTCGGATGGCTTCCGCGACCTGCTGCTGACGCCGTCGCTGCTGATGGTGGTCGCCGTCGGCCAGGCGATCGTCATCATCACCCGCAACGTCGACCTGTCGGTCGGTTCGGTGGTGGGCCTGAGCGCCTACCTGACCGGGCGCCTGTTCATCGACTTCCCCGGCATCCACCCGGTCCTGGTGTTCGCGGCGGGAATCGCCCTCGGCGCCGTGCTCGGACTCATCAACGGCGCGCTCGTCGCGTTCGCGAAGGTCCCGGCGCTGGTGATCACCCTCGGAACGCTCTACGTGTACCGCGGCATCAACGTCGCGTGGACCGGCAGCGACCGCATCAACGCGTCGGACATGCCGGCGTCGTTCCGCGCACTCGGCACCGGCGACTTCCTCGGGATCCCGCTGCTGACGATCCTCGCGGTCGTCGTGCTGGTCATCGCCGCGTGGTACCTGCGCAACCTCCGCAGCGGCCGCGAGCTGTACGCGATCGGATCCGACCCGGATGCCGCACACCTGTACGGCCTGAAGGTCACCAACCGCGTGCTCGGCGCGTTCATCGTGTGCGGTGCTCTGGCCGGCCTCGCGGGCGTCCTCTACGCCGCCCGCTACGGCACGGTGAGCTCGAACGCCGGCTTCGGCTGGGAGCTCCAGGCCGTCGGCGCCGCGGTCATCGGCGGCGTCGCGATCTCGGGCGGCGTCGGCACCGTGTGGGGCGCCGCGCTCGGCGCGTACCTGCTGCTGACGATCAACCGCGCACTGCCCATCATCGGCATCCAGGACTTCTGGCAGCGCGCCGTCGTCGGCATCCTCATCATCGGCGCGATCGTGCTCGACCGCGTCCTGGCAGTCAGACAGCATCGACGGCTCGTCGCCGAGAGGGAGGTGGCGGCATGA
- a CDS encoding sugar ABC transporter ATP-binding protein, with protein MPHSEAAPALELSRVVKSFGAVVALRSGSIRLQKGSIHALIGENGAGKSTLVKIIAGLYRRDAGDFFLEGEPVDFHSTAQSKAAGIAVIYQEPTLFPDLSVTENIFMGRQPTSRLGRIDRKAMKTEATEIFERLGVRIDPDRLTEGLSIADQQIIEIAKAISLDARVLIMDEPTAALSGVEVERLFAVARSLRDEGRALVFISHRFDEVFELCDTVTVMRDGSYVDTMAIADTTVDELVRQMVGRDVTELFPKLPADVGEDVLVVDGLSQKGVFHDISFTVKAGEIVGLAGLVGAGRSEVARAVFGVDPYETGSVTVNGKTLPKNRPAAAMAAGIALVPEDRRKQGLVLDQSVTRNITLAIRGRLAKWGLIWGGLENAASEIWSSRLEVKTAALDADTGTLSGGNQQKVVLGKWLATHPKLLIVDEPTRGIDVGTKSEVHRLMSQLAQEGIAILMISSELPEVLGMADRVLVMREGRLTGEFAREDATPENVMFAATAEQEVAR; from the coding sequence ATGCCACACAGCGAGGCCGCCCCCGCGCTCGAGCTGTCCCGGGTGGTGAAATCCTTCGGTGCCGTCGTTGCACTCCGCTCGGGGAGCATCCGCCTGCAGAAGGGCTCGATCCACGCGCTCATCGGCGAGAACGGCGCCGGCAAGTCGACGCTCGTCAAGATCATCGCGGGCCTGTACCGCCGTGACGCCGGGGACTTCTTCCTCGAGGGCGAGCCGGTCGACTTCCACAGCACCGCACAGTCGAAGGCGGCGGGCATCGCCGTCATCTACCAGGAGCCGACGCTGTTCCCCGACCTGTCGGTCACCGAGAACATCTTCATGGGCCGCCAGCCCACGTCGCGCCTGGGCCGGATCGACCGCAAGGCGATGAAGACCGAGGCGACCGAGATCTTCGAGCGGCTCGGTGTGCGCATCGACCCCGACCGCCTCACCGAGGGTCTGTCGATCGCCGACCAGCAGATCATCGAGATCGCCAAGGCCATCTCGCTGGACGCGCGCGTGCTGATCATGGACGAGCCGACCGCCGCGCTGAGCGGTGTCGAGGTCGAACGGCTGTTCGCCGTCGCGCGGAGCCTGCGCGACGAGGGCCGCGCGCTGGTGTTCATCTCGCACCGCTTCGACGAGGTGTTCGAGCTCTGCGACACCGTCACGGTCATGCGCGACGGATCGTACGTCGACACCATGGCGATCGCCGACACCACCGTCGACGAACTCGTCCGCCAGATGGTCGGCCGCGATGTCACGGAGCTGTTCCCGAAGCTGCCCGCCGACGTCGGCGAGGACGTGCTCGTGGTGGACGGACTCTCGCAGAAGGGCGTGTTCCACGACATCTCGTTCACCGTGAAGGCGGGCGAGATCGTCGGGCTCGCGGGCCTCGTCGGCGCCGGCCGCAGCGAAGTGGCGCGCGCCGTGTTCGGCGTCGACCCGTACGAGACCGGCTCGGTGACGGTCAACGGCAAGACGCTGCCGAAGAACCGTCCCGCCGCCGCGATGGCCGCCGGCATCGCCCTCGTCCCCGAGGACCGCCGCAAGCAGGGCCTGGTGCTCGACCAGTCGGTCACGCGCAACATCACGCTGGCCATCCGCGGCCGCCTCGCGAAGTGGGGTCTCATCTGGGGCGGACTGGAGAACGCCGCCTCCGAGATCTGGTCCAGCCGTCTCGAAGTCAAGACCGCGGCCCTCGACGCCGACACCGGCACGCTCTCGGGTGGCAACCAGCAGAAGGTCGTCCTGGGCAAGTGGCTCGCCACGCACCCCAAGCTCCTGATCGTCGACGAGCCCACGCGCGGCATCGACGTCGGAACGAAGTCCGAGGTCCACCGCCTCATGTCCCAGCTCGCCCAGGAGGGCATCGCGATCCTGATGATCTCGTCGGAGCTGCCCGAGGTGCTGGGCATGGCCGACCGCGTCCTCGTCATGCGCGAGGGCCGCCTCACCGGGGAGTTCGCGCGCGAGGACGCCACCCCCGAGAACGTCATGTTCGCCGCGACCGCAGAACAGGAAGTCGCCCGATGA
- a CDS encoding ABC transporter permease: MSTVTVLTQKPVRTYQAYQRPLWRRVLLTREMAIIALLAIVVASALMWVPNFDSPLTVTYLIREIAPILLIALPMTLIIVTEEIDLSVGSVVGLSSVVTGLLVQAGFPLPIAGVLAVITGMVAGVINGALVTFVGLPSLAVTIGTLALFRGIAVGLLGTTAISEFPEFWTDLARDNITGTPIPVIILPFIVLAIVFSVLLHFTPFGRSLYAIGLNKEAAAFSGINVAMTKFWLFVMSGSVAGFAGVYFTLLYNNARGDNATGMELQVIAAVLLGGVSIFGGRGAMHGVIAGVFLIGTLASALRLASVTSDIINVITGVLLILSVVSASLLAWVRTKRVSAIGRKKGRSGTEGDSA, from the coding sequence ATGAGCACCGTGACGGTACTCACGCAGAAGCCGGTCCGCACGTACCAGGCCTACCAGCGCCCGCTCTGGCGGCGCGTGCTCCTCACGCGGGAGATGGCGATCATCGCCCTCCTCGCCATCGTCGTCGCCTCGGCCCTGATGTGGGTGCCGAACTTCGACAGCCCGCTCACGGTCACCTACCTGATCCGCGAGATCGCGCCGATCCTCCTGATCGCGCTGCCGATGACGCTGATCATCGTCACCGAGGAGATCGACCTCTCGGTCGGCAGTGTCGTCGGACTCTCGAGTGTGGTCACCGGCCTGCTCGTGCAGGCCGGGTTCCCGCTCCCGATCGCGGGCGTGCTCGCGGTCATCACCGGCATGGTCGCGGGCGTGATCAACGGCGCGCTGGTGACCTTCGTCGGCCTGCCGTCGCTCGCGGTCACGATCGGAACCCTGGCGCTGTTCCGCGGCATCGCCGTCGGACTGCTCGGAACCACCGCGATCAGCGAGTTCCCGGAGTTCTGGACCGACCTGGCGCGCGACAACATCACGGGCACCCCGATCCCGGTGATCATCCTGCCGTTCATCGTGCTCGCGATCGTCTTCTCGGTGCTGCTGCACTTCACGCCGTTCGGCCGCTCGCTGTACGCGATCGGCCTCAACAAGGAGGCTGCGGCCTTCTCGGGCATCAACGTCGCGATGACCAAGTTCTGGCTGTTCGTGATGAGCGGATCGGTCGCCGGCTTCGCGGGCGTCTACTTCACGCTGCTCTACAACAACGCCCGCGGCGACAACGCCACCGGGATGGAGCTGCAGGTCATCGCGGCCGTGCTGCTGGGCGGTGTGTCGATCTTCGGCGGCCGCGGAGCGATGCACGGCGTGATCGCCGGCGTGTTCCTCATCGGCACCCTCGCCAGCGCCCTGCGCCTGGCGAGCGTGACCAGCGACATCATCAACGTCATCACCGGAGTCCTGCTCATCCTCTCGGTGGTGTCCGCAAGTCTCCTCGCCTGGGTGCGTACCAAGCGCGTCTCGGCGATCGGGAGGAAGAAGGGGCGATCGGGTACCGAGGGCGATTCCGCCTGA
- a CDS encoding AMP-binding protein, with the protein MADEYATQWRRSMDDPEGFWLDAASAVTWTVPPSRAHDGDAEGRWFPDAALNMSDNALDRHVDAGRGENIALRYHSAMTGTHKAYTYRELRDRVAEVAGMLQSLGVGRGDRVLIYLPMTPEAVMAMLACARLGAIHSVVFGGFAASELAVRIADARPSVIVTASGGLEPGRAVEYLPIVRKALEAAPGIVGTVVVRDRAAVPGSAADMQDTVDGVDWLDWDDRVAQAQPAAPVPVVAHDPLYILYTSGTTGSPKGVVRDTGGYAVALAWAMRNIYDIGPGDTMFTASDVGWVVGHSFIVYGPLIAGGTTVLFEGKPVGTPDAGEFWRVVRDHGVKTMFTAPTALRAIRRVDPDLEELPEGALDGLETLFLAGERLDPETWHWANDGLGVPIVDHWWQTETGWPICAVPVGLERLETRAGSTALPMPGYDVRILDGSGRDITGTGPDGSSPEGNIALRLPLPPGTLTGIWGDAQRYRDGYLSAFPGFYATGDAGHIDPDGYVFVMGRTDDVINVAGHRLSTGSLEEVLTMHHAVAECAVIGIRDHLKGQRAAGFVTLKAHEHVDHDQLEAELVALVREHIGPVAAFRDVTILERLPKTRSGKILRKTMRQIVDGEPYRIPATIEDPAVLDALVETIGRAPQTVG; encoded by the coding sequence ATGGCCGACGAATACGCGACGCAGTGGCGACGCAGCATGGACGACCCGGAGGGCTTCTGGCTGGACGCCGCGAGCGCCGTCACGTGGACGGTGCCGCCGAGCCGGGCCCACGACGGCGATGCCGAGGGCCGGTGGTTCCCGGACGCCGCCCTGAACATGAGCGACAACGCGCTCGACCGGCATGTTGACGCGGGCCGCGGCGAGAACATCGCGCTGCGCTATCACTCGGCGATGACGGGGACGCACAAGGCGTACACGTACCGCGAGCTCCGGGACCGCGTGGCCGAAGTGGCGGGCATGCTGCAGAGCCTCGGCGTCGGCCGGGGCGACCGCGTGCTGATCTATCTGCCCATGACTCCCGAGGCCGTCATGGCGATGCTGGCGTGCGCGCGCCTCGGGGCGATCCACTCCGTCGTGTTCGGCGGGTTCGCGGCATCCGAGCTCGCCGTGCGCATCGCCGACGCCCGTCCGTCGGTCATCGTCACCGCCTCCGGCGGGCTCGAGCCGGGACGCGCCGTCGAGTATCTGCCGATCGTGCGCAAGGCCCTCGAAGCCGCGCCCGGCATCGTGGGCACCGTCGTGGTGCGCGACCGCGCCGCCGTCCCCGGCTCCGCCGCCGACATGCAGGACACGGTCGACGGCGTCGACTGGCTCGACTGGGACGATCGGGTCGCGCAGGCGCAGCCTGCGGCGCCGGTGCCCGTCGTCGCGCACGACCCGCTCTACATCCTCTACACCTCCGGCACCACCGGCAGCCCCAAGGGAGTCGTGCGCGACACCGGCGGGTACGCCGTCGCGCTCGCGTGGGCCATGCGCAACATCTACGACATCGGGCCCGGCGACACCATGTTCACCGCCTCCGATGTGGGATGGGTCGTCGGGCACTCGTTCATCGTCTACGGCCCGCTCATCGCGGGCGGGACGACGGTGCTGTTCGAGGGCAAGCCGGTGGGAACGCCGGATGCCGGCGAGTTCTGGCGCGTCGTGCGCGACCACGGCGTCAAGACGATGTTCACCGCACCCACCGCGCTGCGCGCCATCCGACGCGTCGACCCCGACCTCGAGGAGCTGCCCGAGGGCGCCCTGGACGGCCTCGAGACGCTGTTCCTCGCCGGCGAGCGGCTCGACCCCGAGACGTGGCACTGGGCGAACGACGGGCTGGGCGTTCCCATCGTCGACCACTGGTGGCAGACCGAGACGGGCTGGCCGATCTGCGCCGTGCCGGTCGGTCTCGAGCGGCTCGAGACCCGCGCGGGGTCGACCGCGCTCCCGATGCCCGGCTACGACGTGCGCATCCTCGACGGCTCGGGTCGCGACATCACCGGAACCGGACCCGACGGCTCGTCGCCCGAGGGCAACATCGCGCTGCGTCTGCCGCTGCCGCCGGGGACGCTCACGGGCATCTGGGGCGACGCGCAGCGATACCGCGACGGGTACCTGTCGGCATTCCCGGGCTTCTATGCGACGGGGGATGCCGGGCACATCGACCCGGACGGCTATGTGTTCGTCATGGGCCGCACCGACGACGTCATCAACGTCGCCGGCCACCGGCTGTCGACGGGATCCCTAGAAGAGGTGCTGACGATGCACCACGCGGTCGCGGAATGCGCCGTCATCGGCATCCGGGATCACCTCAAGGGGCAGCGCGCGGCCGGCTTCGTCACCCTCAAGGCCCATGAGCACGTCGATCACGATCAGCTCGAGGCGGAGCTCGTGGCGCTCGTCCGCGAGCACATCGGACCCGTGGCCGCGTTCCGCGATGTGACGATCCTCGAGCGGCTGCCCAAGACGCGCTCGGGCAAGATCCTGCGCAAGACCATGAGGCAGATCGTGGACGGCGAGCCGTACCGGATCCCGGCGACGATCGAGGATCCCGCGGTGCTGGACGCGCTCGTGGAGACCATCGGCCGAGCGCCGCAGACGGTCGGGTGA
- a CDS encoding LacI family DNA-binding transcriptional regulator: MASVSIRDVALRAGVSVGTVSNVLNRPGEVSAESALKVQQAIDALGYVRNEAARKLRAGVSTTVGFVVLDGQNPFFYDVMRGAEDEATRNGIAILYGNTDENPVRERMYLDLFEEHQVRGLLIAPHGDVQSRLERLRARGIPAVLIDRHSGSGRFSSVSSDNIEGGRLAVEHLIATGRTRIAFVGGSFEIRQVTDRLAGARVAAENAAGVTLEVIATSAMSVAEGVAAGERLLQRPLRERPDALFAANDLLALGLLQSLVGDGTLRVPREIAIIGFDDIAFAGAAAVPLSSMRQPSTIIGKTGLRLLLEEASDPELIARQTVFHPELVVRRSTEPAD, translated from the coding sequence ATGGCGAGTGTGAGCATTCGTGACGTGGCCCTGCGGGCGGGCGTGTCCGTCGGTACGGTGTCGAACGTGCTCAATCGCCCCGGCGAGGTGTCGGCGGAGTCGGCGCTGAAGGTGCAGCAGGCGATCGACGCCCTCGGCTACGTGCGCAACGAGGCGGCGCGCAAGCTGCGCGCGGGCGTCAGCACCACGGTCGGCTTCGTCGTGCTGGACGGGCAGAACCCGTTCTTCTACGACGTCATGCGCGGCGCCGAGGACGAGGCCACCCGCAACGGCATCGCGATCCTCTACGGCAACACCGATGAGAATCCGGTCCGCGAGCGCATGTACCTGGATCTCTTCGAAGAACACCAGGTCAGAGGACTTTTGATCGCGCCCCACGGAGATGTGCAGTCTCGCTTGGAGCGACTGCGGGCACGCGGCATCCCCGCGGTGCTGATCGATCGGCACAGCGGGTCGGGGCGCTTCAGCTCTGTGTCGAGCGACAACATCGAGGGCGGGCGCCTGGCCGTCGAGCACCTGATCGCCACCGGCCGGACGCGCATCGCGTTCGTCGGCGGCTCGTTCGAGATCCGACAGGTCACCGATCGGCTCGCGGGCGCCCGCGTGGCGGCCGAGAACGCGGCGGGCGTGACCCTCGAAGTCATCGCGACGAGTGCCATGAGCGTCGCCGAGGGCGTCGCCGCGGGCGAGCGGCTCCTGCAGCGCCCCCTGCGCGAACGACCCGACGCGCTGTTCGCGGCGAACGACCTCCTCGCGCTCGGGCTGCTGCAGTCCCTCGTCGGCGACGGGACGCTGCGCGTGCCGCGCGAGATCGCGATCATCGGGTTCGACGACATCGCCTTCGCCGGCGCCGCCGCCGTCCCGCTGTCGTCCATGCGCCAGCCGAGCACGATCATCGGCAAGACCGGGCTGCGACTGCTCCTCGAAGAGGCCTCCGACCCGGAGCTGATCGCCCGCCAGACGGTGTTCCACCCGGAGCTCGTCGTCCGCCGCTCCACCGAGCCCGCGGACTGA
- a CDS encoding gluconokinase — MSAANADPGPAVVVMGVSASGKSTVAATLAARLGIPWADADDLHPAANVAKMASGTPLDDDDRRPWLAAVGARLAEGAASGGLVMACSALKRTYRDQLRASCPAAVFVHLDGSRALLAARAGARQGHFMPPALLDSQLAALEPLGPDERGVVVDIAQPGDEIAATAEKWVSARH; from the coding sequence ATGAGCGCCGCGAATGCCGATCCGGGACCGGCGGTCGTCGTGATGGGGGTCTCGGCGTCGGGCAAGTCGACCGTCGCCGCCACGCTCGCCGCACGCCTCGGCATCCCGTGGGCCGACGCCGACGATCTGCACCCGGCCGCCAACGTCGCCAAGATGGCTTCGGGGACGCCCCTGGACGACGACGACCGCCGGCCGTGGCTCGCGGCGGTCGGCGCCCGCTTGGCGGAGGGCGCGGCCTCCGGCGGGCTCGTGATGGCCTGTTCCGCGCTCAAGCGCACGTACCGCGATCAGTTGCGCGCTTCGTGCCCGGCGGCGGTCTTCGTCCACCTCGACGGCTCTCGGGCGCTGCTGGCGGCACGGGCCGGCGCGCGACAGGGTCACTTCATGCCGCCGGCGCTCCTGGACTCCCAGCTCGCCGCGCTCGAGCCGCTCGGGCCGGACGAGCGCGGCGTCGTGGTCGACATCGCACAGCCCGGCGACGAGATCGCCGCCACCGCGGAGAAGTGGGTGTCCGCGCGGCACTGA
- a CDS encoding NAD(P)-dependent alcohol dehydrogenase, with amino-acid sequence MKAAVYERYGTVDELRIEEVPVPVPAAGEVLVRVVATSVNLSDWETLRGSPAYARTSGLFRPGRRILGSDIAGEVVAVGPGVSRFAVGDAVYGDILQRKGGFAEYAVAHESELAAKPAELSFAEASTIPQAGAIAQHGVARGRPGDRMLVNGAGGGSGMFLIQLATAAGMHVTAVDNGEKLAFMQSLGADDVIDYRTTDYTRSGPYDVIIDMVARRSMFAYRRALAPGGRFFMVGGTTRALLRALTLGTLIGAVSGRRIGILAVGEGPEHFEPVAAACVAGDVGIRIDSEFGLGDIAAALSHHGEGHALGKVVVRVAPE; translated from the coding sequence ATGAAGGCCGCCGTGTACGAGCGCTACGGGACCGTCGACGAGCTGAGGATCGAAGAGGTGCCGGTGCCCGTGCCCGCCGCGGGCGAGGTGCTGGTGCGCGTCGTCGCGACGTCGGTGAACCTGAGCGACTGGGAGACCCTGCGCGGCTCGCCCGCCTACGCGCGCACGAGCGGCCTGTTCCGGCCAGGTCGGCGCATCCTCGGCTCCGACATTGCGGGGGAGGTCGTCGCCGTCGGGCCCGGTGTCAGCCGCTTCGCCGTCGGAGACGCCGTCTACGGCGACATCCTGCAGCGAAAGGGCGGCTTCGCCGAGTACGCGGTGGCCCACGAGTCGGAGCTCGCGGCCAAGCCGGCCGAGCTGTCGTTCGCCGAAGCGTCAACGATTCCGCAGGCGGGCGCGATCGCGCAGCACGGCGTCGCACGCGGGAGGCCGGGTGACCGCATGCTCGTCAACGGCGCCGGCGGCGGCTCGGGGATGTTCCTGATCCAGCTCGCGACGGCTGCGGGCATGCACGTCACCGCGGTCGACAACGGCGAGAAGCTCGCGTTCATGCAGTCCCTCGGCGCCGACGACGTGATCGACTACCGCACGACCGACTACACCCGCAGCGGGCCGTACGACGTGATCATCGACATGGTCGCGCGCCGGTCGATGTTCGCCTACCGACGCGCGCTCGCACCGGGCGGGCGCTTCTTCATGGTGGGCGGGACCACCCGTGCGCTCCTGCGCGCGCTCACGCTCGGGACCCTCATCGGCGCGGTGTCGGGACGGAGGATCGGCATCCTCGCCGTCGGCGAGGGGCCCGAGCACTTCGAGCCCGTCGCCGCCGCCTGCGTCGCCGGCGATGTCGGCATCCGCATCGACAGCGAGTTCGGCCTCGGCGACATCGCCGCCGCGCTGAGCCACCACGGCGAGGGGCACGCGCTCGGCAAGGTCGTCGTGCGCGTCGCGCCGGAGTAG